The Pseudomonas allokribbensis genome has a window encoding:
- the epd gene encoding erythrose-4-phosphate dehydrogenase produces the protein MPQPRPYKVALNGYGRIGRCVLRALFERGEKAGFEIVAINDLADMASIEYLTRFDSTHGRFPGEVKVDGDCLHINGNCVKVLRSATPEGIDWASLGVDLVLECSGAYHTREDGQRFLDAGAPRVLFSQPMASEADVDATIVYGVNQDCLTGDELLVSNASCTTNCGVPLLRLLDQAVGLDYVSITTIHSAMNDQPVIDAYHHEDLRRTRSAFQSVIPVSTGLARGIERLLPELAGRIQAKAVRVPTVNVSCLDITMQTASDTDAGEVNRILRDAATSGPLKGLLAYTELPHASCDFNHDPHSAIVDASQTRVSGPRLVNILAWFDNEWGFANRMLDVAEHYLQTATSKKP, from the coding sequence ATGCCTCAACCGCGTCCCTACAAAGTTGCACTCAACGGCTACGGCCGGATTGGTCGTTGCGTCTTGCGTGCGTTGTTCGAGCGAGGCGAGAAGGCCGGGTTTGAAATTGTCGCGATCAACGATCTGGCCGACATGGCCAGCATCGAATACCTGACACGCTTCGACTCCACCCACGGCCGGTTTCCCGGTGAAGTGAAGGTCGACGGCGATTGTCTGCATATCAATGGCAACTGCGTGAAGGTCCTGCGCAGTGCCACCCCCGAAGGCATCGATTGGGCGTCCCTGGGCGTCGATCTGGTGCTCGAATGCTCCGGCGCCTACCACACCCGCGAAGACGGCCAGCGTTTCCTCGACGCCGGCGCGCCACGGGTGCTGTTCTCGCAGCCGATGGCCAGCGAGGCGGATGTCGACGCCACCATCGTCTACGGCGTCAATCAGGATTGCCTGACCGGTGACGAACTGCTGGTGTCCAACGCCTCCTGCACCACCAATTGCGGCGTGCCGCTGTTGCGTCTGCTGGATCAGGCAGTCGGCCTGGATTACGTGTCGATCACCACGATTCACTCGGCGATGAACGATCAGCCGGTGATCGACGCCTATCACCACGAAGACCTGCGCCGCACCCGTTCGGCGTTCCAGTCGGTGATCCCGGTATCCACCGGTCTGGCGCGTGGTATCGAGCGCCTGTTGCCGGAACTTGCCGGGCGAATTCAGGCCAAAGCCGTACGCGTGCCGACGGTCAACGTGTCCTGCCTCGACATCACGATGCAGACCGCGAGCGACACCGACGCCGGCGAGGTCAACCGGATCCTGCGCGACGCCGCCACCAGCGGCCCGCTCAAAGGTCTGCTGGCCTACACCGAATTGCCTCACGCAAGTTGTGATTTCAACCATGACCCACATTCGGCCATCGTCGATGCCAGTCAGACCCGCGTTTCCGGCCCACGGCTGGTGAACATCCTGGCCTGGTTCGACAACGAATGGGGTTTTGCCAACCGAATGCTGGATGTTGCAGAACACTATCTGCAAACAGCGACTTCAAAAAAACCGTAG